Proteins found in one Aethina tumida isolate Nest 87 chromosome 1, icAetTumi1.1, whole genome shotgun sequence genomic segment:
- the LOC109600700 gene encoding bromodomain adjacent to zinc finger domain protein 2B isoform X9 encodes MDKENGKSNESSSGSTKASNTQDPSSLLDAASLFAYWPRGDAANAANAANLFAAAGGGFGLPPHPSLPFGMLPPSGGGGRGGSMSSLSASSSAAAAAYNNAYTNTLSVAASQAASLGIPAASAAWWSMASHLAAQDYLARLQASGMNFPSLGNPSDLQYSSLGLPSLSSHHKSSKNSKSSSLSRSQGHSKDKLASMSKVDSRIEQSLKATSVQNSKSGGSGSQKYSNSGLSIQPSMKLPSSNASGDRKQSSKNSDLSYMKHLDKPKSSSASSGVKVSSQPAPSIFTSPLTLASNSDKNSPNSNSTQNSVNSSSIASLPSSILSDPNSILGGVRLPPDTEIIKYTSSIVGPKIPGTTNRGRKKTISLDPPVDQDGLTPPSTPSGDRVEVIKLPATNGSPSSMFNSSGGSDATGGDYPLNLSLKPSTAVSTASGSSSLNSLSNMSANIGVDRISRRKPGPKPRRVVPSGSQLPPAAPSASLAQLFAQADSPRPPSRNEGSDGGSSTSSTCAGGSASTMTSMSANHKEGRPRNLGRGVSKPKKNTVASLLAQSRALGIKPGPMLDPNASMNQQMNVLKSNILAAQQYISEAGGDEKALNKFLQEKFRGTLSDSSTVDASTDSDNLTDSNHTDSEMESEVAAKKQKQYDERLLRVPLELGWKRETVIRGLTKNGGIKGDVTYVAPDSSNKFKQMSDITQYLEYQKNGELSRDNFTFSCRVILGDYLQPVPPEMATDGSEFIHLSEEDVNRRLEELKMAMRTSLPVEQRIEMARKQQAARAAARLDREQARLAKEIERTERQEAARRDREARSQQMLEERELKRQQAAILKEQERERRRQHMALVKALENRRKLEERERKKQQLLAEKQANKEKKKEQRKIELEILNEIRKPCEDLELDQKPLPEFDRIPNMKMPGKAFADILMVFEFLHNFGETLGFDMESLPTLDSLQQALLPHDNSLDAEEELFSVMTHLLVCAIEDPGIPNPARHTTILGQSLRQADITHQNLSEILRIYLYANATGEVKALTGVHFERDREKRIADHHQNDNEMQQTQVGKNSQYYELLHENPTYKMSDMLKDKPFMALSATDKAAILAFICNELLQNKAVIRQIEVSLETVVQQRKEKWLLDTKIRKLKMLHSRKVRSEAMEKAQKADGEEGVDSPSLHKDDLLDEDENDMSENESVGTQPEEVILEEDNKLSGEELGKKLEKFVKSSESQLHALNVATHQLRATCYGQDRYWRRYWSMPKAGGIFVEAIESADYAEFENQFKSDSDIAPVPIHSLSDVNNIVDSVEKINDTEVDQEVSNIVAANGDGLQSSDVKMTDDNENEHRKTPNRLNTLGNGELPDNGEKNLVQLQKSVDDIVQNLERNIDLEKQKESQDNNLNNHVEVKTDAMDNEPIGSKKFNLFERLGQCMERENKTEEDLKADVKAEVKEELKNEILNELKSEIKTELKTEVKQEVEEEKIDPEHKWFSIVHKDGSTCEGVQLTAGNKWENGVGACTRDNITELKIPVFPPPGSNSSATYNSCDSPAPLQMTPEESVQLELIKKHGMPASCTRMPVPKDKRYGWWRITEVDQLREVLDNLHMRGVRERELKRNFVNIMQTMYENQGRLHIEEGSKELSEFIAEQMDDVDYVEDAPRPDPPGSWNQSIAHRVDLFLLEQVEALEDKVASASMQVKGWKLPSRDLPEIAFGEVVKLVKERLSSLEQNIERRYLKPPLGVNTGDPNLAALAHEAASGSGGGSSGGGNCGSGSSLQSGSSASSSSGGGGGNAPASEDIPKGLMVWREAVNRSQTSAQLAMCLYSLEASIAWDKSIMKAVSLPNVVFNKQKARKYNSKLSNCQFCHSGDNEDKLLLCDSCDRGYHTYCFKPKMENIPDGDWYCHECMNKATGDRNCIVCGKKVSQSGTKLILCELCPRAYHTDCIQPTLNKVPRGKWYCNNCISKKPQKKTVKKNHKISRESESSEHPPSSPAPSHSSVTTNEDQSLTLNSGGAPPNDTPSASACSSNSAAACATPNVSGSPTSSTTGALQPQGASSASKKDQHRANKKLMKELAPCRAILEDLECHDDAWPFLLPVNTKQFPTYKKIIKIPMDLSTIKKRLQDMQYKSREEFCADVRQIFNNCETFNEDDSPVGKAGHCMRQFFEARWNELCINHS; translated from the exons gtGCAGCCTGGTGGTCCATGGCATCTCATCTGGCCGCACAAGATTACCTCGCTCGTTTGCAAGCCTCTGGCATGAACTTTCCCTCACTAGGTAATCCAAGTGATTTACAATACTCATCTCTGGGCCTCCCATCATTGTCCTCCCATCACAAATCATCGAAAAATTCGAAGAGTTCTTCACTGTCCAGATCGCAGGGACACTCAAAGGACAAACTGGCATCTATGTCAAAGGTGGATAGCAGGATCGAACAATCACTGAAAGCCACTTCAGTGCAAAACAGTAAATCTGGAGGCTCTGGAAGTCAAAAATACTCAAACTCTGGGTTGTCCATACAACCCAGCATGAAGTTACCTAGCAGCAATGCCAGTGGTGATAGGAAACAGTCATCGAAAAACAGTGATCTGAGTTATATGAAGCATTTAGACAAGCCGAAAAGTTCTAGTGCCTCATCTGGAGTTAAAGTTTCTTCTCAGCCTGCACCCAGCATATTTACAAGTCCATTAACTTTGGCCAGTAATTCAGACAAGAATAGTCCTAATTCAAATAGTACTCAAAATTCTGTGAATAGTAGTAGTATTGCCAGTTTACCTTCTAGTATATTAAG TGATCCAAATTCCATATTGGGTGGCGTTAGATTACCGCCCGACACGGAAATAATCAAATACACATCATCCATTGTGGGTCCTAAGATTCCAGGTACAACGAACCGTGGCAGAAAGAAGACGATTTCTTTGGATCCTCCAGTG GATCAAGATGGGCTCACACCGCCTTCGACACCGTCAGGTGACCGTGTGGAAGTTATCAAATTGCCGGCCACAAATGGCAGTCCATCCTCAATGTTCAACAGTTCGGGGGGATCGGACGCTACGGGCGGCGACTATCCACTTAATCTGTCATTGAAGCCGAGTACGGCCGTCTCCACCGCCAGCGGCAGTTCCTCTTTGAACTCGCTTAGCAATATGTCAGCCAATATCGGTGTCGATCGTATAT cTCGACGAAAACCTGGTCCCAAGCCACGCCGCGTCGTACCATCGGGCAGTCAGTTACCCCCGGCCGCTCCTAGCGCCTCTTTGGCCCAACTATTTGCCCAGGCCGACTCCCCTCGTCCGCCCAGTCGTAACGAAGGCTCGGACGGCGGCAGCTCCACATCCTCCACCTGTGCCGGCGGCAGTGCCTCAACCATGACGTCAATGTCCGCCAATCACAAAGAAGGTAGACCTAGAAATTTGGGCAGAGGCGTGAGCAAACCGAAGAAAAACACCGTGGCATCGTTGCTGGCTCAGAGCAGGGCGTTGGGTATTAAGCCGGGTCCGATGTTGGATCCTAACGCGTCCATGAACCAGCAGATGAACGTTCTGAAATCGAACATACTGGCTGCGCAGCAATACATTTCCGAAGCCGGTGGCGACGAGAAAGCCTTAAATAAATTCCTTCAGGAAAAGTTCAGAGGCACTTTAAGTGATTCTAGCACCGTAGACGCTTCCACCGACTCCGATAACTTGACCGATTCCAATCATACTGATTCCGAAATGGAATCCGAAGTGGCTGCCAAAAAGCAAAAACAGTACGATGAAAGGTTACTGCGAGTGCCGCTAGAGTTAG GTTGGAAACGAGAAACCGTCATCAGAGGTTTGACGAAGAACGGCGGAATTAAAGGCGACGTGACTTATGTAGCCCCTGATTCTTCCAACAAGTTCAAACAGATGTCTGACATCACCCAGTACTTGGAGTACCAAAAGAACGGTGAATTGTCGCGTGACAATTTCACGTTTAGCTGTCGAGTAATTTTGGGTGATTATTTACAACCTGTACCGCCTGAAATGGCAACGGATGGAAGTGAATTTATCCATCTTTCTGAAGAAGATGTTAATAGAAG gtTGGAAGAACTAAAGATGGCTATGCGTACAAGTCTGCCAGTCGAACAACGAATTGAAATGGCTAGAAAACAACAAGCAGCCAGAGCTGCGGCGAGGTTGGACCGGGAACAAGCCCGTTTGGCTAAGGAAATTGAAAGAACTGAACGACAAGAGGCCGCACGCAGAGACAGGGAAGCAAGATCCCAACAAATGCTCGAG gAGAGAGAACTCAAAAGACAACAGGCAGCCATACTAAAAGAACAA GAAAGAGAACGCCGCCGCCAACATATGGCCCTAGTGAAGGCACTTGAAAACAGAAGAAAATTGGAAGAAAGGGAACGCAAAAAGCAACAGCTTTTGGCCGAGAAGCAGGCCaacaaagaaaagaaaaaggaacaaagaaaaattgaattggaAATTCTTAACGAAATTCGTAAACCATGCGAGGACTTGGAACTGGATCAAAAACCTTTGCCAGAATTCGATAGAATTCCGAATATGAAAATGCCAGGCAAAGCGTTCGCCGACATCCTTATGGTGTTCGAATTTTTGCATAACTTTGGCGAGACTTTAGGATTTGATATGGAATCTTTGCCAACTCTCGATTCGTTGCAACAAGCCTTATTGCCACATGACAACTCGTTGGATGCAGAAGAAGAACTCTTCTCAGTAATGACCCATCTGTTGGTTTGTGCTATCGAAGATCCTGGTATTCCTAATCCCGCAAGGCACACCACGATCTTGGGCCAAAGCTTACGACAGGCTGACATAACGCATCAAAATTTGTCGGAAATTCTCAGAATTTACCTGTACGCTAACGCAACCGGTGAAGTGAAGGCCCTTACAGGTGTCCATTTTGAGAGAGATCGCGAAAAAAGAATAGCTGACCATCATCAAAACGACAACGAAATGCAGCAGACTCAAGTGGGAAAGAATTCTCAATATTATGAACTGTTGCACGAGAATCCAACATATAAAATGTCAGATATGCTCAAAGACAAACCATTCATGGCATTGTCGGCCACTGACAAAGCTGCCATATTAGCTTTTATTTGTAACGAGTTGCTTCAGAATAAAGCAGTTATTAGACAAATTGAAGTGTCTCTTGAAACTGTAGTACAACAAAGAAAAGAGAAGTGGCTTCTGGACACTAAAATTAGAAA GTTGAAGATGTTGCACAGTCGTAAGGTCAGGTCGGAAGCTATGGAAAAAGCACAAAAGGCAGATGGAGAAGAGGGCGTAGATTCTCCTTCATTGCATAAAGATGATCTCCTAGATGAAGATGAGAACGACATGAGCGAAAATGAAAGTGTTGGTACACAGCCTGAAGAGGTAATCTTG gaGGAGGATAACAAATTGTCTGGTGAGGAGCTTGGAAAGAAGCTGGAGAAGTTCGTCAAGAGTTCTGAATCCCAGTTGCACGCACTAAATGTCGCAACACATCAGTTACGGGCCACATGTTATGGTCAAGATCGCTATTGGCGCCGGTACTGGTCAATGCCCAAAGCGGGTGGGATATTTGTAGAAGCGATTGAGTCTGCCGACTATGCCGAATtcgaaaatcaatttaaatctgACAGTGATATTGCTCCAGTTCCAATTCATAGCTTGAGTGATGTTAATAATATCGTTGACAGTGTTGAAAAAATCAATGACACTGAAGTAGATCAAGAGGTAAGTAACATCGTGGCAGCCAATGGCGACGGACTTCAATCGTCCGATGTTAAAATGACCGATGACAACGAGAACGAGCACAGAAAAACACCTAACCGATTAAACACTCTTGGAAATGGTGAGTTGCCGGACAATGGCGAAAAGAATTTGGTACAACTGCAGAAAAGCGTGGATGACATTGTACAAAACCTCGAACGTAATATCGATCTGGAAAAACAGAAGGAATCTCAAgacaataatttgaataaccaTGTCGAGGTGAAAACCGACGCCATGGACAACGAACCGATTGGAAGTAAGAAGTTTAATCTCTTCGAACGATTGGGTCAGTGTATGGAGCGTGAGAACAAAACCGAAGAAGATCTGAAAGCCGACGTCAAAGCCGAAGTCAAAGAGGAGctgaaaaatgaaattcttaACGAACTCAAATcagaaattaaaactgaattaaaaacAGAAGTTAAGCAGGAAGTTGAGGAGGAAAAGATTGATCCTGAACATAAGTGGTTCAGTATTGTGCACAAAGACGGATCCACTTGTGAAGGTGTTCAATTAACTGCCGGAAACAAATGGGAAAACGGTGTTGGAGCATGCACTAGAGACAACATAACGGAATTAAAGATACCCGTCTTCCCGCCACCTGGCTCTAACTCGTCAGCAACCTACAACTCGTGTGATAGTCCAGCACCTTTACAG ATGACCCCTGAGGAAAGCGTTCAACTTGAGCTCATAAAGAAGCATGGTATGCCAGCATCATGTACACGGATGCCCGTCCCGAAGGACAAGAGATATGGCTGGTGGCGCATCACCGAAGTCGATCAGCTCAGGGAAGTGTTGGACAACTTGCATATGAGAGGCGTTCGTGAACGTGAACTTAAGCGAAACTTCGTCAACATCATGCAAACTATGTATGAAAATCAAGGACGTTTGCATATTGAAGAAGGCTCCAAAGAACTGAGCGAGTTCATTGCAGAACAAATGGACGATGTCGACTATGTTGAAGATGCTCCACGTCCGGATCCTCCAGGTTCTTGGAACCAATCGATTGCTCATCGTGTGGATCTCTTCCTTTTGGAACAG GTTGAAGCACTTGAGGATAAAGTCGCTAGTGCCAGCATGCAAGTAAAAGGGTGGAAATTGCCTAGTAGAGATCTTCCCGAGATTGCATTCGGTGAGGTAGTTAAACTTGTAAAGGAGAGACTGAGCTCTCTAGAACAGAACATTGAAAGGCGTTATTTAAAACCTCCATTGGGAGTaaa CACTGGCGACCCGAACCTTGCCGCCCTAGCGCACGAAGCCGCCTCCGGAAGTGGTGGCGGTTCGTCAGGGGGTGGAAACTGTGGTTCCGGGAGCTCTCTTCAGTCCGGCTCTTCGGCTTCGAGCTCCTCTGGCGGCGGTGGCGGCAACGCGCCTGCCTCAGAAGACATTCCCAAGGGACTGATGGTGTGGCGCGAGGCTGTTAATCGCTCTCAGACATCGGCACAGTTGGCCATGTGCTTGTATTCTCTCGAGGCATCGATAGCTTGGGATAAGAGCATCATGAAAGCTGTGAGCCTCCCCAATGTTGTCTTTAATAAACAGAAAGCCCGCAAATATAACAGCAAGCTGAGT AACTGCCAATTTTGTCATAGTGGTGATAATGAAGATAAACTTCTTCTTTGTGATAGTTGCGATAGAGGATATCATACGTACTGTTTCAAACCAAAAATGGAAAACATTCCTGATGGAGACTG GTATTGTCACGAGTGCATGAACAAAGCAACTGGCGATAGAAATTGTATAGTCTGCGGAAAGAAAGTGTCCCAGTCAGGCACAAAATTGATCTTGTGTGAACTATGCCCGCGGGCCTACCACACTGACTGCATTCAGCCAACACTCAACAAAGTTCCCCGTGGCAAATGGTACTGCAACAACTGCATATCGAAAAAACCACAGAAGAAAACAGTGaagaaaaatcataaaatcagCAGGGAGAGTGAGTCCTCGGAACACCCTCCATCTAG TCCGGCTCCTTCTCACAGCTCGGTCACAACGAATGAGGACCAGTCACTGACCTTAAATAGCGGAGGGGCACCACCAAACGACACACCATCGGCTTCCGCATGCTCATCAAATAGTGCCGCTGCTTGTGCGACTCCCAATGTCAGTGGTTCACCTACTTCTTCCACAACTGGTGCACTACAACCTCAAGGCGCAAGCTCTGCATCAAAGAAGGATCAGCATCGCGCAAACAAGAAGCTAATGAAGGAACTAGCACCTTGCCGCGCAATTTTGGAAGACTTGGAGTGCCATGACGACGCATGGCCGTTCCTCCTGCCCGTAAACACCAAACAGTTTCCCAcctataagaaaattattaagatcCCAATGGATCTGTCCACCATCAAGAAACGTCTCCAAGATATGCA atacAAATCCAGAGAAGAGTTTTGCGCAGATGTGaggcaaatatttaataattgcgaAACTTTCAACGAAGACGACAGTCCAGTTGGAAAGGCTGGCCACTGCATGAGGCAATTCTTTGAGGCACGCTGGAATGAACTATGCATTAATCATAGTTGA